A region from the Desulfitobacterium dehalogenans ATCC 51507 genome encodes:
- a CDS encoding adenylate kinase, translated as MRAILMGPPGAGKGTQAADLMSRYQIPHISTGDMFRAAIKAGTALGMKAKEYMDAGSLVPDEVTIGIVAERLAEPDCSKGFLLDGFPRTVAQADALDKILAKLKMNLDGVINIEVPEAKLLERLTGRRICRQCGATYHMVFNPPASEAVCDKCGGELYQRSDDTLETAKNRLQVYNDQTQPLIDYYREKGLLREINGDQDIAQVLQDIVDAMEHGHD; from the coding sequence ATGAGAGCAATCCTCATGGGGCCCCCTGGGGCAGGTAAAGGAACACAAGCTGCCGATTTAATGTCGAGATATCAGATTCCTCATATTTCTACCGGGGATATGTTCCGGGCTGCTATTAAAGCAGGAACTGCCCTGGGGATGAAAGCTAAGGAATATATGGATGCCGGTTCTCTCGTCCCTGACGAGGTAACCATCGGGATCGTCGCCGAGCGATTGGCGGAACCCGATTGCAGTAAAGGATTCTTATTGGATGGTTTTCCACGGACAGTCGCTCAGGCGGATGCCTTAGATAAGATTCTCGCCAAGCTCAAGATGAACCTTGATGGCGTGATCAATATCGAAGTTCCTGAAGCAAAACTCCTTGAGCGCCTGACAGGCCGCCGGATTTGCCGGCAGTGTGGAGCAACCTACCATATGGTTTTCAATCCACCCGCTTCAGAAGCAGTTTGCGATAAGTGCGGTGGAGAGCTTTACCAACGCAGCGATGACACTTTGGAAACCGCCAAGAACCGGTTGCAGGTCTATAATGATCAAACTCAGCCCCTGATCGATTATTATCGGGAAAAGGGACTTCTGAGGGAGATTAACGGGGATCAGGATATTGCACAAGTATTGCAAGATATTGTGGACGCTATGGAGCATGGGCATGATTGA
- the map gene encoding type I methionyl aminopeptidase encodes MIELKNPSQIAVMRKAGKIVADTLELMRENVRPGITTGELDRIAEEYIRKCGAVPAFKGYNGFPSSLCTSVNEQVVHGFPGLRTLQSGDIISIDCGAVFDGYVGDAAITLPVGDISEELQLLLRVTEESLMLGIPKAIKGNRLQDISHAIQTHVEAHGLSVVRDYVGHGIGRAMHEDPQIPNYGKPGRGPRLEIGMVLAIEPMVNLGTYEVKVLSDHWTVVTKDGKASAHFEHTVAITENGPEILTRS; translated from the coding sequence ATGATTGAGTTGAAGAACCCTTCTCAAATTGCCGTGATGCGTAAGGCAGGGAAGATCGTGGCGGATACCTTGGAGCTGATGCGTGAAAACGTACGGCCCGGAATCACCACGGGGGAGTTGGATCGAATCGCAGAGGAGTATATCCGCAAATGCGGTGCCGTTCCTGCCTTCAAAGGGTATAACGGATTTCCCTCCTCTCTCTGTACTTCCGTCAATGAACAAGTGGTTCATGGCTTTCCCGGTTTAAGGACTCTGCAATCTGGAGATATTATCAGTATTGACTGTGGTGCGGTTTTTGATGGATATGTGGGAGACGCAGCGATTACCTTACCCGTAGGCGACATTTCCGAAGAACTGCAGCTGCTGCTGCGGGTTACGGAAGAATCCTTAATGCTGGGTATACCCAAAGCCATTAAGGGCAATCGCCTCCAGGATATATCGCACGCCATACAAACCCATGTAGAGGCCCACGGTCTATCCGTTGTACGAGACTATGTCGGCCATGGAATCGGTCGGGCGATGCATGAGGATCCGCAGATTCCCAACTACGGTAAGCCAGGCCGAGGGCCACGACTCGAAATCGGGATGGTTTTGGCTATCGAACCCATGGTTAACTTGGGAACTTATGAAGTAAAAGTTTTGAGTGACCACTGGACTGTCGTGACGAAGGATGGTAAAGCATCTGCCCATTTCGAACACACAGTAGCCATTACTGAAAATGGCCCTGAGATATTAACTCGGAGTTAA
- the infA gene encoding translation initiation factor IF-1: MSKEDIIEVEGKVLEPLPNAMFLVELSNGHKVLAHVSGKIRMNFIRILPGDRVTVELSPYDLSRGRIVYRFK, translated from the coding sequence ATGTCAAAAGAAGATATTATTGAAGTTGAAGGAAAGGTCCTGGAACCATTGCCCAATGCCATGTTTTTAGTGGAATTATCCAATGGACATAAGGTATTGGCTCATGTGTCCGGGAAGATTCGCATGAATTTTATACGTATTCTGCCGGGGGACCGGGTCACTGTGGAGCTTTCTCCCTATGACTTATCTCGCGGACGGATCGTGTATCGGTTTAAGTAA
- the rpmJ gene encoding 50S ribosomal protein L36, translated as MKVRPSVKKICEKCKVIKRHGKVMVICENPKHKQRQG; from the coding sequence GTGAAAGTAAGGCCTTCTGTGAAAAAAATCTGTGAAAAATGCAAGGTCATCAAGCGCCATGGCAAAGTCATGGTGATATGTGAAAACCCGAAACACAAACAAAGGCAAGGGTAA
- the rpsM gene encoding 30S ribosomal protein S13 yields the protein MARIAGVDLPREKRVEVGLTYIYGIGIPTAQKILARTGVNPDTRIRDLSEEEVNRLREVIDKEIKVEGDLRREVSLNIKRLMEIGCYRGLRHRRGLPVRGQRTKTNARTRKGPIKTVGAKRKK from the coding sequence ATGGCACGTATCGCTGGAGTAGATTTACCGCGGGAAAAACGTGTTGAAGTGGGACTGACCTATATCTATGGAATTGGGATTCCCACCGCACAAAAAATCCTCGCCAGAACCGGCGTCAACCCGGACACTCGTATTCGTGACTTATCCGAAGAGGAAGTGAACCGCCTCCGGGAAGTTATCGATAAAGAAATTAAAGTTGAAGGTGACTTGCGTCGGGAAGTATCCCTTAATATTAAGCGTCTGATGGAAATCGGCTGCTATCGTGGATTACGTCATCGTCGTGGACTTCCTGTACGGGGTCAACGTACTAAGACGAATGCTCGTACCCGTAAAGGTCCGATCAAGACTGTTGGCGCAAAACGTAAAAAGTAA
- the rpsK gene encoding 30S ribosomal protein S11 yields MARKVVRTKRRERKNIATGVAHIKSTFNNSMVTITDPKGNVISWSSAGALGFKGSRKSTPYAAQMAAETAAKAAMEHGMKEVECFVKGPGAGREAAIRALQAAGLEVNMIKDVTPIPHNGCRPPKRRRV; encoded by the coding sequence ATGGCGCGTAAAGTTGTACGCACAAAACGCCGTGAGCGTAAAAATATCGCTACTGGCGTTGCCCATATTAAGTCAACATTTAACAATAGTATGGTCACCATTACCGATCCAAAAGGTAATGTGATCTCTTGGTCCAGTGCGGGAGCACTTGGCTTCAAAGGATCTCGTAAGAGCACTCCTTATGCTGCTCAAATGGCTGCCGAAACTGCTGCCAAAGCGGCAATGGAACATGGCATGAAAGAAGTTGAATGCTTTGTTAAGGGACCGGGTGCCGGCCGTGAGGCTGCTATCCGTGCTCTCCAAGCTGCCGGTTTGGAAGTTAATATGATTAAAGACGTGACGCCGATTCCGCATAACGGTTGTCGGCCTCCGAAACGTAGAAGGGTATAA
- the rpsD gene encoding 30S ribosomal protein S4, whose amino-acid sequence MARYTGPVCRLCRREGMKLFLKGDRCYTGKCAIDRRAYAPGQHGQSRGKKPTEYGIQLREKQKVRRIYGVQEKQFRSYYDKANRQKGIVGENLLRLLERRLDNVVFQLGFATSRPEARQLVRHGHFTVNGRRVDIPSFLVRVGDIVGVKEGSKSSPRMKEILSSLDRTPPKWMSLDANAATGTIIALPDREDIQLPIQEHLIVEKYSR is encoded by the coding sequence ATGGCAAGATATACAGGACCTGTTTGTCGTTTATGTCGCCGGGAAGGTATGAAGCTCTTCCTTAAGGGAGATCGTTGCTATACAGGCAAGTGCGCGATTGATCGTCGTGCCTATGCCCCTGGTCAACACGGCCAAAGCCGTGGCAAGAAGCCAACTGAATATGGTATTCAGTTGCGTGAAAAACAAAAAGTTCGCCGGATCTATGGCGTTCAGGAAAAACAATTCCGCAGCTACTACGATAAGGCCAACCGTCAAAAAGGGATCGTGGGTGAAAATCTCCTTCGTCTCTTAGAGCGCCGCCTTGACAATGTTGTATTCCAACTGGGATTCGCTACATCCCGTCCGGAAGCTCGTCAACTGGTGCGTCATGGTCACTTTACCGTCAATGGCCGCCGTGTTGATATTCCTTCCTTCCTCGTTCGTGTTGGGGACATCGTTGGTGTCAAAGAAGGCAGCAAGTCTTCACCACGCATGAAGGAAATCCTATCCTCTTTGGATCGGACTCCACCGAAATGGATGAGCTTGGATGCTAATGCTGCAACCGGAACAATCATCGCACTACCTGATCGAGAAGATATTCAACTGCCCATCCAAGAACATCTTATTGTTGAAAAATACTCCCGTTAA
- a CDS encoding DNA-directed RNA polymerase subunit alpha gives MLEIEKPKIECVERTDDNSYAKFVVEPLERGYGITLGNSLRRILLSSLPGTAVTSVKIEGVLHEFSTVPGVLEDVTDIILNLKSLAIKGHTDEPKVLRLEAEGEGVIKAGDIITDADIEILNPDLKIATLDKDGRLFMEMTAERGRGYVSADKNKKPDQAIGIIPIDSIFAPIYKVNYTVEDTRVGMVTDYDRLTLEVWSNGSITPEEATSLAAKILSEHLRLFIGLTDKLNNVEIMVEKEEEAKDKILEMTIEDLDLSVRSYNCLKRAGINSVEELTQKTEEDMIKVRNLGRKSLEEVESKLRELGLGFRKADD, from the coding sequence ATGTTAGAAATCGAGAAGCCCAAGATTGAATGTGTCGAACGTACAGACGATAATTCTTATGCTAAATTTGTCGTTGAGCCTCTCGAAAGGGGATATGGAATTACCCTGGGTAACTCCTTGAGAAGAATTCTTCTCTCCTCTCTTCCAGGGACGGCAGTCACATCAGTAAAAATCGAAGGGGTACTCCACGAGTTTTCTACTGTACCAGGGGTTTTGGAAGATGTTACAGACATCATTCTCAACCTCAAGAGCCTTGCTATAAAAGGACATACGGATGAACCCAAAGTTCTCCGTCTGGAAGCCGAAGGGGAAGGAGTCATCAAGGCCGGCGACATCATTACTGATGCAGATATTGAAATTCTCAATCCGGACTTGAAGATTGCAACTTTGGATAAGGATGGTCGTCTCTTCATGGAGATGACTGCCGAAAGAGGACGGGGCTATGTTTCGGCTGATAAGAACAAAAAGCCAGACCAAGCCATCGGAATCATTCCCATCGACTCCATCTTCGCACCCATCTATAAGGTCAATTATACCGTTGAGGACACTCGTGTCGGAATGGTCACAGACTATGACAGGCTTACCCTGGAAGTCTGGTCCAACGGCAGTATCACACCGGAAGAAGCGACCAGCCTGGCTGCGAAAATTCTTAGTGAGCATTTGCGTCTCTTCATCGGCCTCACCGACAAGCTCAATAATGTTGAGATCATGGTAGAGAAAGAAGAAGAAGCGAAAGACAAAATCCTGGAGATGACGATTGAAGATCTTGACCTCTCAGTCCGCTCTTACAATTGTCTGAAACGGGCCGGCATTAACTCAGTAGAAGAACTGACCCAGAAGACGGAAGAGGATATGATCAAGGTGCGTAATCTCGGTCGTAAATCCTTGGAAGAAGTGGAGTCTAAGTTAAGAGAGCTCGGCTTGGGGTTCCGCAAAGCCGATGACTAA
- the rplQ gene encoding 50S ribosomal protein L17, which produces MAYRKLGRNMGHRGAMLRNLATSLLKHERIQTTEARAKEVNAIAEKMITLGKQGDLAARRHALSYLLEEDVVTKLFTEIAPKYAERQGGYTRIVKVGPRRGDAAEMVLIELV; this is translated from the coding sequence TTGGCTTACCGTAAATTGGGAAGAAACATGGGTCACAGAGGCGCAATGCTTCGCAACCTAGCGACCTCCCTTTTAAAACACGAGCGCATCCAAACCACAGAAGCCCGTGCCAAAGAGGTAAACGCGATTGCTGAGAAGATGATCACTCTCGGCAAACAAGGGGATCTCGCAGCACGCAGACATGCTCTGTCTTACCTGTTGGAAGAAGATGTCGTTACCAAACTGTTTACAGAAATTGCTCCAAAGTATGCTGAGCGCCAAGGTGGATATACCCGGATCGTTAAAGTCGGGCCTCGCCGCGGAGACGCTGCAGAAATGGTTCTTATTGAACTCGTCTAG